The following proteins are co-located in the Flectobacillus major DSM 103 genome:
- a CDS encoding Sec-independent protein translocase subunit TatA/TatB — translation MELTSILLFLNGLGGGELMLIGLAILLFFGGKKLPELMKGLGKGIKEFKDAQKDVQEQITKGLDDTK, via the coding sequence ATGGAACTGACTTCAATCTTATTATTTTTGAACGGTTTAGGTGGCGGCGAATTGATGTTGATTGGCTTAGCTATTTTATTGTTTTTTGGTGGAAAAAAATTGCCTGAACTAATGAAAGGATTGGGTAAAGGAATCAAAGAATTTAAAGACGCTCAAAAAGACGTTCAAGAACAAATCACTAAAGGTTTGGACGATACAAAGTAG
- the gatA gene encoding Asp-tRNA(Asn)/Glu-tRNA(Gln) amidotransferase subunit GatA translates to MKNYTTLKDIQTDLFAGTITCRQLVEYYLKNIEEKNVTLNAFLTVFDQEALAKADEIDQKIQQNTAGKLAGMVIGIKDLLCYKDHPSSAGSKILSGFESQFSATAVQRVVDADAIIIGSQNCDEFGMGSTNENSAYGPCLNALGNNRVAGGSSGGSAVAVQADMCLASLGTDTGGSVRMPAGFCGLVGLKPTYTRVSRWGLIAYASSFDCIGPITKSVDDAAVLLEVIAGKDEQDSTVSTLDVPAYSNFELLKANKKLKIGYLKEAVESEGLQPEVKAATWAKLETLKAQGHTVEAVDFPLIKYFLPTYYILTTAEASSNLSRFDGVKFGHRSNQANDLMTMYKKSRAEGFGKEVRRRIMLGTFVLSASYYDAYYTKAQKVRRLIKNYTDELLQSYDFLVCPTTPTTAYKIGEKTEDPIQMYLGDLFTVQANVVGLPAISIPNGLDNEGMPIGFQVMAGAFQEDALLSFAKSLV, encoded by the coding sequence TTGAAGAACTATACAACACTGAAGGATATTCAAACTGACTTGTTTGCAGGTACTATTACCTGTCGTCAGTTGGTAGAATATTACCTTAAAAATATTGAAGAAAAGAATGTTACGCTGAATGCTTTTTTAACGGTTTTTGACCAAGAAGCCCTTGCTAAAGCCGATGAAATAGACCAAAAAATTCAGCAAAATACAGCAGGAAAGCTGGCAGGAATGGTCATTGGTATTAAAGATTTACTTTGCTACAAAGACCATCCGTCATCGGCAGGGAGCAAAATCTTATCAGGTTTTGAATCTCAGTTTTCAGCTACAGCAGTACAAAGGGTTGTTGATGCCGATGCCATTATTATTGGTAGCCAAAACTGTGATGAATTTGGGATGGGGTCTACCAACGAAAACTCGGCTTATGGGCCTTGCCTGAATGCTCTGGGCAACAATCGTGTGGCTGGAGGCTCGTCGGGAGGTTCGGCGGTGGCCGTACAAGCCGATATGTGTTTGGCTTCGTTAGGAACAGATACTGGTGGCTCGGTACGTATGCCAGCGGGTTTTTGTGGATTGGTAGGTTTAAAACCAACTTATACAAGGGTATCACGCTGGGGGTTAATTGCTTATGCGTCTTCGTTCGATTGTATAGGCCCAATCACCAAGTCGGTAGATGATGCCGCTGTATTGTTGGAAGTGATTGCAGGAAAAGACGAACAGGATAGTACCGTTTCAACTTTAGATGTACCAGCATATTCAAATTTTGAGCTATTAAAGGCGAATAAAAAACTCAAAATTGGGTATCTGAAAGAGGCCGTTGAAAGCGAAGGTTTACAGCCAGAAGTAAAGGCTGCAACATGGGCAAAATTAGAAACTCTGAAAGCTCAAGGCCATACCGTCGAAGCGGTAGATTTTCCACTAATAAAATATTTTTTACCAACATACTATATTTTAACTACTGCCGAAGCGAGTTCTAATTTATCTCGTTTTGATGGTGTTAAATTTGGACATCGTAGTAATCAAGCCAACGACCTAATGACGATGTACAAAAAGTCAAGGGCAGAAGGATTTGGCAAAGAGGTACGCCGTCGTATTATGCTAGGTACATTTGTACTAAGTGCTAGTTATTATGACGCTTATTATACCAAAGCACAAAAGGTACGTCGTTTGATTAAGAATTATACCGACGAATTACTACAATCGTACGACTTTTTGGTATGTCCAACTACGCCAACAACTGCTTACAAAATCGGTGAAAAAACCGAAGACCCTATCCAAATGTATTTAGGTGATTTGTTTACCGTGCAGGCCAATGTAGTAGGGTTGCCAGCCATATCTATTCCCAACGGACTCGACAACGAGGGAATGCCAATTGGGTTTCAGGTAATGGCAGGAGCATTCCAAGAAGATGCCCTTCTTTCATTTGCCAAGAGCTTGGTATAG
- the mdh gene encoding malate dehydrogenase, translated as MSKITVVGAGAVGATTADNIARKELADEVVLLDIKQGFAEGKALDMFQTAALLGWDTTLTGVTNDYAKTANSDVVVITSGLPRKPGMTREELIGVNAGIVKSVVDNILQYSPDAIFVIVSNPMDTMTYLALKASGLPKNRIIGMGGALDSARFKCYLSLAMNVSPNDLHATVIGGHGDTTMIPLKRLATWNGTPVANYLDTDTLNKVAADTMVGGATLTGLLGTSAWYAPGAASAAVVESIIRDEKRVIPCSVLLEGEYGQSDICLGVPVVLGKSGWEKIIDYNLNEEEQALFSKSADAVRNMNNVLSTLSL; from the coding sequence ATGTCTAAAATAACTGTCGTAGGTGCAGGTGCAGTAGGTGCTACTACCGCCGATAATATTGCTCGCAAAGAATTAGCAGACGAAGTAGTATTACTTGATATCAAACAAGGTTTTGCTGAAGGTAAAGCTTTGGATATGTTTCAAACTGCCGCATTATTGGGTTGGGACACTACTTTAACAGGCGTAACTAATGATTATGCTAAAACGGCTAATTCGGATGTTGTTGTAATTACATCGGGGCTTCCTCGCAAACCTGGTATGACTCGTGAAGAGCTTATTGGGGTTAATGCAGGAATCGTTAAATCTGTAGTTGATAATATCTTACAATATTCTCCTGACGCTATTTTTGTTATTGTATCTAACCCTATGGATACTATGACTTATTTGGCATTGAAAGCGTCGGGCTTGCCTAAAAACCGTATTATTGGTATGGGTGGTGCTTTGGACTCGGCTCGTTTCAAATGCTATTTGTCATTGGCTATGAATGTTTCGCCAAACGACCTTCATGCTACTGTGATTGGTGGACACGGCGATACTACCATGATTCCTCTAAAACGCCTTGCTACTTGGAATGGTACGCCTGTGGCTAATTACCTCGACACCGATACCCTCAACAAAGTAGCTGCCGATACAATGGTAGGTGGCGCTACCTTGACGGGCTTGTTGGGTACTTCGGCATGGTATGCTCCTGGTGCGGCTTCTGCTGCTGTAGTAGAATCTATTATCCGTGACGAAAAACGTGTTATCCCTTGCTCGGTATTATTGGAAGGTGAATACGGCCAATCTGATATTTGCCTAGGTGTACCTGTGGTTTTGGGTAAATCTGGATGGGAAAAAATCATTGACTATAACCTCAACGAAGAAGAGCAAGCATTATTCAGCAAATCGGCCGATGCGGTTCGTAATATGAACAATGTACTATCTACATTGAGTTTGTAG
- a CDS encoding FAD-binding and (Fe-S)-binding domain-containing protein has product MSKKITISDFKNLQAQFEGELYFDNSAAHQAQKVIYSTDASVYQEKPLAVAIPQNTTDLQHLIRLANQFQITLIPRSAGTSLAGQVVGKGIVVDISKYFTQILEINTSERWVRVQPGVIRDDLNAILKPYGLLFGPETSTSSRAMIGGMIGNNSCGLHSIVWGDTRDHLLAAKVLLSDGTETTFEDIEKPAFYEKARLQNLEGDIYREVHKALNNPFSQDAIEKAFPKKSLTRRNTGYALDILSDNEIFQHNSGKTFNFCRLLAGSEGTLAFVTEAKLRLLPLPPQEAALVCIHCNSIADSLHANLIALKYRPMASELVDKYILDFTNGHHEYHKNRFFIEGDPKAILMVEFMANSQDEITQIANTMIDELKAAGYGYAYPIIRGQDTKPAWDVRKAGLGLIRNLPGDLQPVNLIEDCAVLPEDLPNYIADLQELLAKHQLNASYYAHAGAGELHVEPMINLKTLEGKELFRTVLKETAVLVKKYGGSLSGEHGDGRLRGEFIEYMMGTEVYGLFREIKKIFDPKNIFNAHKIVDTPPMNEFLRFEAGKAKPQIDTIFDFSKQESILRLAEKCSGSGDCRKTQVTGGTMCPSYMATRQEKDTTRARANVLRQFLTNSDKPNRFAHEEIKEVMDLCLSCKGCKSECPSQVDITKMKAEFLQHYYDTNGIPLRTKMVGNFTQSQALGMLMPRVYNFFASNTFTSKLIKKTLGFAQQRTLPTLGKTTLRDWQIKRLKTQEKRQKNSIASLKTKASKARKQGKVYLFCDEFTNYNDVELGQKTILLLTALGYEVHIPMHLESGRTYLSKGLVRDAQKIAIQNVQLLAKALEDQSPILGIEPSAILTLRDEYLDLVPPEYRAQAELVADNTYLIDEFLAQEIDKKRITKDLFTKEKKLIKLHGHCHQKALSSLIPTKKLLSLPENYEVQLIPSGCCGMAGSFGYEEEHYETSMKIGELVLFPTIRQQSNDVIIAAPGTSCRHQIKDGTNRIALHPVEILWNALND; this is encoded by the coding sequence ATGTCTAAAAAAATTACGATTTCCGATTTCAAAAATTTACAAGCTCAATTTGAAGGAGAGCTATACTTTGATAATTCTGCGGCTCACCAAGCCCAAAAAGTTATCTATTCTACAGATGCTTCCGTTTATCAAGAAAAACCGCTTGCTGTAGCCATTCCCCAAAATACCACCGATTTACAACATTTAATTCGGCTAGCCAATCAGTTCCAAATAACACTTATTCCTAGGTCGGCGGGTACTTCGCTGGCAGGGCAGGTGGTTGGGAAGGGAATTGTGGTAGATATTTCAAAATATTTCACCCAAATTCTCGAAATCAATACCTCCGAGCGTTGGGTACGTGTACAACCCGGAGTTATCCGTGATGACCTCAATGCTATCCTAAAACCTTATGGATTACTTTTTGGCCCCGAAACCTCTACTTCAAGCCGTGCTATGATTGGTGGAATGATTGGTAATAATTCGTGTGGGTTACATTCTATTGTTTGGGGCGACACCCGTGACCACCTCTTGGCAGCCAAAGTATTATTGAGCGATGGTACTGAAACGACTTTTGAAGATATAGAAAAGCCTGCTTTCTATGAAAAAGCCCGACTACAAAACTTAGAAGGCGATATTTATCGAGAAGTCCATAAAGCTCTCAACAATCCTTTTAGCCAAGACGCTATTGAAAAAGCTTTTCCTAAAAAATCGTTGACACGAAGAAATACAGGCTATGCCTTAGACATCCTCAGTGACAATGAAATTTTTCAACATAATTCGGGAAAAACCTTTAATTTTTGTCGATTACTGGCAGGCTCGGAAGGAACGCTGGCTTTTGTTACGGAAGCCAAGCTTCGTTTATTACCACTGCCTCCTCAAGAAGCAGCCCTTGTGTGTATCCACTGCAACTCTATTGCCGACTCGCTACATGCCAACCTGATTGCCCTAAAATACCGCCCTATGGCCTCAGAATTGGTAGATAAGTATATATTAGATTTTACCAACGGACACCACGAGTACCACAAAAATCGCTTTTTTATTGAGGGCGACCCCAAGGCTATTCTGATGGTTGAGTTCATGGCCAATAGCCAAGACGAAATCACTCAAATCGCCAATACCATGATTGACGAGCTGAAGGCTGCGGGGTATGGTTATGCTTATCCGATTATTAGAGGGCAAGATACCAAGCCCGCTTGGGATGTTCGTAAAGCTGGTTTGGGGCTTATCCGAAACCTTCCTGGCGACCTTCAACCTGTTAATTTGATTGAAGATTGTGCCGTTTTGCCCGAAGATTTACCCAACTATATCGCCGATTTACAAGAGCTTTTGGCCAAACATCAGCTCAATGCCTCTTATTATGCCCATGCTGGTGCTGGCGAATTGCACGTTGAGCCAATGATTAACCTCAAAACCCTCGAAGGTAAAGAGCTTTTTAGAACAGTACTCAAAGAAACAGCCGTATTGGTCAAAAAATACGGTGGCTCGTTGAGTGGCGAACATGGCGATGGTCGACTTCGTGGGGAATTTATTGAATATATGATGGGTACAGAAGTATATGGCTTGTTCCGAGAAATCAAGAAAATCTTTGACCCCAAAAATATCTTCAATGCCCATAAAATCGTGGATACTCCGCCGATGAACGAGTTTCTACGTTTTGAAGCAGGCAAAGCAAAACCACAAATTGATACCATTTTTGATTTTAGCAAACAAGAAAGTATTTTACGCTTGGCCGAAAAATGTTCAGGGTCGGGCGACTGCCGTAAAACACAAGTAACAGGCGGTACTATGTGTCCAAGTTATATGGCCACCCGCCAAGAAAAAGACACTACCCGAGCAAGAGCCAATGTACTTCGACAGTTTTTGACCAATTCAGATAAGCCCAACCGATTTGCTCATGAAGAAATCAAGGAAGTGATGGATTTGTGTCTTTCTTGCAAAGGTTGTAAATCTGAATGCCCTTCGCAAGTAGATATTACCAAAATGAAAGCTGAGTTTTTGCAACATTACTACGATACCAATGGAATACCCCTCCGAACCAAAATGGTGGGCAACTTCACCCAATCGCAGGCATTGGGTATGCTTATGCCAAGGGTTTATAATTTCTTTGCTAGCAATACTTTTACTAGTAAGCTTATCAAAAAAACGCTTGGCTTTGCACAACAAAGAACACTGCCTACTTTGGGTAAAACCACCCTACGAGACTGGCAAATAAAACGCCTAAAAACACAGGAGAAAAGACAAAAAAATAGTATTGCATCACTCAAAACTAAGGCTAGCAAAGCACGCAAGCAAGGTAAAGTATATTTGTTTTGTGATGAGTTTACCAACTATAACGACGTTGAGCTTGGGCAAAAAACCATTTTGTTGTTAACAGCCTTGGGCTACGAAGTACATATTCCGATGCACTTAGAAAGTGGACGTACCTATTTGTCGAAAGGTTTGGTCCGAGATGCCCAGAAAATAGCCATTCAGAATGTACAATTACTGGCAAAAGCACTCGAAGACCAAAGTCCTATTTTGGGGATAGAACCCTCGGCAATTTTGACACTGCGTGATGAATATCTCGACTTAGTACCACCCGAATACCGTGCTCAGGCCGAATTAGTAGCCGACAACACTTATCTTATCGACGAATTTTTGGCACAGGAAATAGACAAAAAACGTATTACCAAAGACTTATTTACCAAAGAGAAAAAGCTTATAAAACTGCACGGGCATTGTCATCAAAAGGCTTTATCGTCGCTAATACCTACCAAAAAATTATTGTCATTGCCCGAAAATTACGAAGTACAGCTTATTCCTTCGGGGTGCTGCGGTATGGCAGGCTCGTTTGGCTATGAAGAAGAGCACTACGAAACCTCCATGAAAATCGGAGAGCTGGTATTGTTTCCTACAATCCGCCAACAAAGCAACGACGTAATTATTGCAGCTCCAGGTACAAGCTGCCGCCACCAAATTAAGGATGGAACTAACCGTATAGCCCTGCATCCAGTAGAAATTTTATGGAATGCCCTGAACGATTAA
- a CDS encoding YkvA family protein: MTKEDLATRVLKSVFFRQATKKAGKYAGGGLALLELLREVLTKAKEVSAKENKGVGQLLTDKITTLVRMVKAYVSGNYRIVPWNSILKIVAVLIYFVSPIDLIPDILPVIGLSDDLALIMWLFRSLKDDLENFEAWERGEFIDSLKDIS; this comes from the coding sequence ATGACAAAAGAGGATTTAGCAACAAGAGTACTAAAATCTGTGTTTTTTAGACAAGCCACCAAAAAAGCAGGTAAATATGCAGGAGGAGGGCTAGCCTTATTAGAATTACTCAGAGAGGTTTTGACAAAAGCCAAGGAGGTTTCTGCCAAAGAAAATAAAGGTGTTGGGCAATTACTTACCGACAAAATTACTACGCTAGTGCGTATGGTAAAAGCCTATGTATCGGGCAACTATCGCATAGTACCTTGGAATAGTATTCTCAAAATTGTGGCGGTGTTGATTTATTTTGTTTCGCCCATCGACCTAATTCCAGATATATTGCCAGTAATAGGGCTGTCCGACGACCTGGCTCTTATTATGTGGTTGTTTCGCTCGCTCAAAGATGATTTAGAAAATTTTGAAGCATGGGAGAGAGGCGAGTTTATAGATTCATTGAAGGATATAAGCTAA
- a CDS encoding ABC transporter permease yields the protein MKFLRQIFESLRFALQALRTNLLRTTLSLLGVTVGIFSIVAVFTVVDSMNMNIKSQIDAFGKGVVYVGKWPWIMSNSYPWWKYINRPNMKYSEFQYLQDNLENAQAVSIIDGRQTTLKNGNNSMETRLIGVSYDYNQISDVPVEDGRYFMPSETDNSAFSVILGAKVKEALFPNRAEIVGEVIKINGIKFKVIGTMKLKGEDLLSLGGSPDDRAYIPYTTYASLFQRDEPEPDVAVKAFDWDNGQEALEGEVTGLMRGRRGLKPTQDDNFSINRLDGAVKFFDSIFAQMNVGGFFIALFSLLVGGFGIANIMFVSVKERTNIIGIQKSLGAKNYFILFQFLFESVLLSLIGGLVGIGIVWLIAQIPMGSLTLVLTFKNIFWGLFTSTIIGILSGIIPAWSAARMDPVIAIRSK from the coding sequence ATGAAATTTCTTCGACAAATTTTTGAAAGTCTTCGTTTTGCCCTTCAAGCTTTACGAACCAATTTACTCCGAACAACCCTTTCTTTATTGGGCGTAACAGTAGGGATTTTTTCTATTGTAGCGGTTTTTACGGTCGTAGATTCTATGAATATGAATATCAAAAGCCAGATTGATGCTTTTGGTAAAGGAGTGGTATATGTAGGCAAGTGGCCATGGATTATGAGTAATTCGTACCCTTGGTGGAAATACATCAATCGTCCTAATATGAAATATTCCGAATTTCAGTATTTGCAAGATAACCTTGAAAATGCTCAGGCAGTATCTATTATTGACGGTCGTCAAACTACCTTGAAAAATGGTAACAACAGTATGGAAACCCGCTTGATAGGCGTAAGCTATGATTATAACCAGATTTCGGATGTACCTGTAGAAGATGGCCGTTATTTTATGCCAAGCGAAACCGATAATTCGGCTTTTTCGGTAATTCTAGGAGCAAAAGTAAAAGAGGCTTTATTTCCTAACAGAGCCGAGATAGTAGGCGAAGTAATAAAAATCAATGGTATAAAGTTTAAAGTAATTGGTACAATGAAGCTCAAAGGCGAAGACCTACTCAGTTTGGGGGGCTCGCCCGACGACCGTGCCTATATTCCTTATACAACTTATGCCAGTTTGTTTCAGCGAGACGAACCTGAGCCAGATGTTGCTGTAAAAGCATTTGACTGGGATAATGGGCAGGAGGCTCTCGAAGGTGAAGTAACAGGGCTAATGCGTGGGCGTAGAGGCTTGAAGCCAACCCAAGACGATAACTTTTCGATTAACCGCCTCGATGGAGCTGTTAAGTTTTTTGACTCTATTTTTGCCCAAATGAATGTAGGAGGCTTTTTTATTGCTCTATTCTCGTTGTTGGTAGGGGGCTTTGGTATTGCCAATATCATGTTTGTTTCGGTAAAAGAGCGTACCAATATTATCGGCATCCAAAAATCGCTAGGAGCTAAAAACTACTTTATTTTGTTTCAGTTTTTGTTTGAGTCGGTTTTGTTGAGTTTGATTGGTGGCTTAGTAGGTATTGGAATAGTCTGGCTGATTGCCCAAATACCAATGGGCTCATTGACTTTGGTGCTTACCTTCAAAAATATCTTTTGGGGCCTATTTACATCCACTATTATTGGGATTCTTTCTGGAATTATTCCAGCGTGGTCGGCGGCTCGTATGGACCCCGTTATTGCCATTCGTTCAAAATAG
- a CDS encoding WG repeat-containing protein produces MKKLLLLSLLSSFWQHGFGQQNQLLASSKKDSSNIFIGDMHAKERVESVAIARKYAISQLKKDLEVLEKGNKSTLSNELSASNSERTLANETFSLYLAKLDKKYKADIRSIETDNIRDIFQIEQKSEIKRRHSHVVSAQCFSSKNEGNYIKMNDLDGEEIVGFPLENFKGNSRYGLVENFHQGFARIKKDQVFGFLNYCGDEVIPCQFDKADIFNDGKALVKKYEWYFIDVYGNESEALENIVDAKALKYGISVAKFKNGKFALIDNSYDVSKKVLSEYYDDISIFNKDLFRIKLGKYYGLIKLDGSVKIDPIYDNLNSTTEQGKWMIIEQNKKVGLMDTDGNIRLKPTFESISNIQIDPSIAVVSLGLAKDETGFKIIDFKDLRISKTYQAIGEFNKYGLAQVKDGKYFGFINTDLQVVIEPIYRSLGTFNQYGLISACKDGNNNALRCGYIKHDGTEVIPLAFDEVANFNKFGLVVVRENAKNCSMPSGNCKVDMVFDKSGTMIIGKTNEVAPIGIRYATTDTIFNGSYIVIKTFTPTKNGDDEMEFNLVERNNVKRITTQGYKSIRKYDSNLLFPVQKEGKWGLIDTSGKVVAKPAYKEMLYSTEGLYGVKFDNNKYGFIDKKGKVQIAFDYDEIRPFNNGLAIVSKGGGKLGIINRFNAKIAPCYFSEINILPATKQFELIDTSGSKYILNSLGDCVTNCGKFDEIRKLANQ; encoded by the coding sequence ATGAAAAAACTATTACTCCTTTCGCTACTCTCTAGCTTTTGGCAACATGGCTTTGGACAGCAAAATCAGTTGCTAGCATCCTCCAAAAAAGATTCTTCCAACATTTTCATTGGAGATATGCACGCCAAAGAACGTGTTGAATCGGTAGCTATTGCTCGCAAATATGCTATTTCTCAGCTCAAAAAAGACCTAGAAGTTTTGGAAAAAGGTAACAAAAGTACCTTGTCCAACGAACTATCGGCTTCCAATAGCGAACGAACCCTAGCCAATGAAACCTTTTCGCTGTATTTAGCCAAGCTCGACAAAAAATACAAAGCCGATATTCGCTCGATTGAGACTGACAATATCCGAGATATTTTTCAGATTGAACAAAAAAGTGAAATCAAGCGTCGACATTCGCATGTGGTTTCTGCCCAGTGTTTTTCATCCAAAAATGAGGGTAATTATATTAAAATGAACGACCTCGATGGCGAAGAAATCGTAGGCTTTCCTCTCGAAAACTTTAAAGGTAACTCACGCTATGGCCTTGTCGAAAACTTTCACCAAGGCTTTGCCCGTATTAAAAAAGACCAAGTATTTGGCTTTCTTAACTATTGTGGCGACGAAGTGATTCCTTGCCAATTTGATAAAGCCGATATTTTTAACGACGGAAAAGCTTTGGTCAAAAAATATGAATGGTATTTTATAGATGTATATGGCAACGAAAGCGAAGCCCTCGAAAATATTGTAGATGCTAAAGCCTTAAAGTATGGAATTAGTGTTGCAAAGTTTAAAAATGGAAAATTTGCCCTTATTGATAATAGCTACGATGTTAGTAAAAAAGTGCTTTCTGAATACTACGACGACATTAGTATTTTCAACAAAGACCTTTTCCGTATAAAGCTTGGTAAATATTATGGACTGATTAAACTAGACGGTAGCGTAAAAATCGACCCAATATACGACAACCTAAATTCGACTACCGAACAAGGCAAATGGATGATTATTGAACAAAATAAAAAAGTGGGCTTGATGGATACCGATGGCAATATCAGGCTTAAACCCACTTTTGAAAGCATCAGCAATATTCAAATTGACCCAAGTATTGCGGTAGTTTCGTTGGGATTGGCCAAAGATGAAACAGGTTTTAAAATTATCGACTTCAAGGATTTGAGAATCAGCAAAACCTATCAGGCTATTGGCGAATTTAATAAATATGGATTGGCTCAGGTAAAAGATGGCAAGTATTTTGGCTTTATCAATACCGACCTACAAGTTGTTATTGAGCCTATTTATCGTTCGTTGGGTACTTTCAATCAATATGGCCTTATTTCGGCTTGTAAAGATGGTAACAACAATGCCTTACGTTGTGGATATATCAAGCACGATGGTACAGAGGTGATTCCTCTGGCATTTGATGAAGTGGCCAATTTCAATAAATTTGGTTTGGTGGTTGTTCGTGAAAATGCCAAAAACTGTAGTATGCCTTCGGGCAACTGTAAAGTAGACATGGTTTTTGATAAGTCGGGTACAATGATTATTGGCAAAACCAACGAAGTAGCTCCTATTGGTATCAGATACGCCACCACCGATACTATTTTTAATGGTAGCTATATTGTCATCAAAACATTTACCCCTACCAAAAACGGCGATGACGAAATGGAATTTAACTTGGTAGAAAGAAACAATGTAAAACGTATTACTACCCAAGGCTATAAATCTATTCGGAAATACGATAGCAACTTGCTATTCCCTGTGCAAAAAGAAGGCAAATGGGGGCTTATTGATACCTCTGGAAAGGTCGTAGCCAAGCCCGCCTACAAAGAAATGCTTTATTCAACAGAGGGGCTATATGGCGTAAAGTTTGACAATAATAAGTATGGCTTTATCGACAAAAAAGGGAAAGTACAGATAGCCTTCGATTATGACGAAATCAGGCCATTCAACAATGGCTTAGCGATTGTTTCTAAAGGTGGTGGCAAACTCGGTATTATCAACCGCTTCAATGCCAAAATTGCCCCATGTTATTTTAGCGAAATCAATATTTTACCTGCTACCAAGCAGTTTGAGCTAATTGATACCAGCGGTAGTAAATATATTCTCAATAGCCTCGGCGATTGTGTAACCAACTGCGGCAAGTTTGACGAAATCCGAAAACTTGCCAACCAATAA